A section of the Heterodontus francisci isolate sHetFra1 chromosome 7, sHetFra1.hap1, whole genome shotgun sequence genome encodes:
- the asb18 gene encoding ankyrin repeat and SOCS box protein 18 translates to MDRDNMHRSQIFLDFEQNQHTMPSHAPKRRGPEAFHHALVHGDLRLLKVMVSEYHEDLNLVFEIRSKEMEWQAEPVALGISGLWSLEYKQELTSPLCIAASHGYIDCLQYLLQRGAKPNMIVGTKSALHAACENAHTDCTEMLLEHGASPRLQTEAGLSPLHFCDTAQSFRCAKLLLKYRADVNQLTEEYQESPLHVVARRGLHNHVHLYLRYGATVDIMSAHQESPLSSACASARQLENQEDYLQVCQVLITYGANVNSIDIEKRSPLHKASKNASLQLVQLLLKYNADVNAIDYNGCSPLANVIQTAPFKKELNPQCTVQTLLNHGSHRVWPAAFPKVLKSCAGSPETIEVLFNSYQQIQVTEEWMEAVPEELFQLHRPFYESLFALACSPRSLQHLCRFATRKLFGDQCYALIPRLPIPKCLRGYLLLEPEGLVY, encoded by the exons ATGGACAGAGACAATATGCACCGATCGCAGATATTCCTGGACTTCGAACAGAACCAGCACACCATGCCCTCTCATGCCCCGAAGCGCCGAGGTCCAGAGGCCTTCCACCATGCGCTGGTGCATGGAGATCTGAGGCTGCTCAAGGTCATGGTCAGTGAGTACCATGAAGATCTCAATCTGGTCTTCGAAATCCGCAGCAAGGAAATGGAGTGGCAGGCGGAACCGGTGGCTCTGGGGATTTCAG GTCTCTGGTCTTTGGAGTACAAGCAAGAGCTGACCAGCCCTCTGTGCATCGCTGCGAGCCATGGTTACATCGACTGCCTGCAGTACCTGCTCCAACGCGGAGCCAAACCCAATATGATAGTGGGCACCAAGAGCGCGCTACACGCAGCCTGCGAGAACGCGCACACGGATTGCACGGAAATGCTGCTCGAACACGGGGCAAGCCCCAGACTGCAGACAGAGGCGGGACTGTCCCCCCTGCACTTCTGTGACACCGCACAGTCCTTTCG GTGTGCAAAACTGCTGCTGAAATATCGTGCAGATGTCAACCAGTTGACCGAGGAATATCAGGAGAGCCCCTTGCATGTGGTGGCTAGACGTGGCCTTCACAATCATGTCCATCTCTACCTAAGATACGGggccactgtggacatcatgagtgCCCACCAGGAGTCACCGCTGAGCAGTGCCTGTGCCAGTGCAAGGCAACTAGAGAACCAGGAGGACTATCTCCAAGTGTGTCAGGTCCTGATTACGTACGGTGCCAACGTGAATTCTATAGACATCGAGAAACGGAGTCCACTGCACAAGGCTTCCAAGAATGCCAGCCTCCAGCTGGTGCAGCTGCTCCTGAAGTACAATGCGGATGTCAACGCCATTGACTACAATGGGTGCTCTCCCCTAGCCAACGTGATACAGACCGCGCCTTTTAAGAAAGAGCTGAACCCTCAATGCACTGTCCAAACATTGCTCAACCACGGGTCCCACAGGGTGTGGCCAGCAGCCTTTCCCAAG GTGCTGAAAAGTTGTGCTGGGTCTCCCGAGACCATTGAAGTCTTGTTTAATTCCTATCAACAAATCCAAGTGACAGAGGAATGGATGGAGGCAGTCCCAGAGGAGTTATTTCAG CTGCACCGGCCATTCTACGAGTCCCTCTTTGCTTTGGCCTGCAGTCCCCGCTCCTTGCAACATCTGTGCCGTTTCGCTACCAGGAAGCTGTTTGGTGACCAATGCTATGCCCTCATTCCTAGGCTGCCAATCCCAAAATGCTTGCGTGGATACCTACTCCTGGAACCAGAGGGCCTGGTATATTAA